The Halorhabdus sp. BNX81 genome includes a region encoding these proteins:
- a CDS encoding homoserine dehydrogenase has product MDLAIMGTGTVGSSVAELASEYGHRVTAMANVDAAAIDPDGIDTATALERQRSEGMAHLGDSDPDDVLAAEYDALIEVTPVTLGDAEPGFSHVEAALERDKHVVLANKGPMAERYADVRALEAESAGEVRFEATVAGAIPVLSTIEDYGPGTMSAVRGVFNGTANFILTRMAAEGLGYEHVLAEAQDLGVAEADPAFDVEGTDAALKCVILANVLAQGDRAFSLEDATVEGIKDIPGSALELAREDGRTIRLIGEVAGDEIRVSPRLVPEHSELAVSGTTNIVQLETDNAGRLNLSGRGAGGPETATAILADVNRLPER; this is encoded by the coding sequence ATGGATCTCGCAATCATGGGGACGGGGACGGTCGGTAGCTCCGTCGCCGAACTCGCAAGCGAGTACGGGCACCGGGTCACCGCCATGGCCAACGTCGACGCCGCGGCGATCGACCCTGACGGCATCGACACGGCGACAGCACTGGAACGCCAGCGCTCCGAGGGGATGGCACATCTCGGTGACAGCGATCCCGACGACGTGCTGGCTGCCGAGTACGACGCGCTGATCGAGGTGACGCCGGTGACGCTGGGCGACGCCGAACCGGGATTCAGCCACGTCGAGGCTGCTTTGGAGCGGGACAAACACGTCGTCCTCGCGAACAAGGGGCCGATGGCCGAACGCTACGCCGACGTCCGTGCGCTCGAAGCCGAAAGCGCGGGCGAGGTCCGCTTCGAGGCCACCGTCGCAGGTGCGATCCCGGTACTCTCGACGATCGAGGACTACGGGCCGGGAACGATGTCCGCCGTTCGGGGTGTGTTCAACGGCACGGCGAACTTCATCCTCACGCGGATGGCCGCGGAGGGACTGGGTTACGAGCACGTCCTCGCGGAGGCACAGGACCTGGGCGTCGCCGAGGCCGATCCCGCTTTCGACGTCGAGGGGACCGACGCCGCCCTGAAGTGTGTCATCCTCGCGAACGTCCTCGCGCAGGGCGACCGTGCGTTCTCCCTCGAAGATGCGACCGTCGAGGGCATCAAGGACATCCCGGGCAGCGCGCTCGAACTCGCCCGCGAGGACGGCCGGACGATCCGGCTGATCGGCGAGGTCGCCGGCGACGAGATCCGGGTGAGTCCGCGACTGGTTCCCGAGCACAGCGAACTCGCCGTCAGCGGGACGACCAATATCGTTCAACTGGAGACCGACAACGCCGGTCGGCTCAACCTCTCCGGCCGCGGTGCGGGCGGTCCCGAAACTGCGACGGCGATCCTCGCGGACGTCAATCGGCTTCCCGAGCGCTAA